The stretch of DNA tgggtcaaaatcccggaactcccttcctaacagcactttgggtgtacgtacaccattatgaactgcagtggttcaagaaggcagctcgtcaccattttctcaagggcaactaggtatgggcaataaatgctggcccagccagcgaagcccacatatcatgaatgaatttttaaaaaaatgtcctgAGGTTGCAAAAGCAGCTATAAAAATCTAAAgattttgtttttccttttcaCAATGGAACAGCAGTCTCTAAAAGGAGATCAAACTGAAATCTCCAGATACAAAGACAAGACCATCATGTCACAAGGCCAAATAGAAGTCTATCAGTTTTTATTAGATCTCTTCTATTTTCATCCTTAGATATTTCATAAGGAAGTGAGAATATAAGTGCAGGATTAGCCTCTTCGAGTTGCttcgccactcaataagatcatggctgatcacctcaACTCCATCACCTTgtactatctccatatcctttgattccctcagTATCCAAAAAGCTATTGTCTTCaatatactcaataactgagcactctctgaggtagagaattccaaaatttcacaacttcttgagtaaagaaatttctcatctcagtccaaaatcattgaccccttgttctgagactgtgaccactGGTTCTATACTCCCCATTCAGGAGGAACAGCCTCTGAGCATCTACCTTATCAAGCCCCCTGCGGATTCTATGTTTCAATAGAATCCACTAATTGATCCTCCATTCATgcattaccccaatcccatgagctctaTTTTGTGCAATAATCTTGAAATTTTCAAACTTGTGAAGAAAGTGACAGCCAAAATTCTTGAGGGTGCTTAGTGGAAGAAACCATACAAGCCCTTTTCTGCAATGCACAAATTTAAACTGACCAGGCACTGAAAAAGCAGGCCACCATGCAAcaaattttaaagggaacatCGGTGACAACAGATTCGGTATTGTGAATGTCCCAAATATTGGGGACAATTTAAAAACTTGCTGATCAGGCGAAGCCTGATGAAACATTTTCATCCAACTAGTAATCAAGTTGTGGAATAAGATACTAAGGAAGATCATCAAAGTTGCAAGTTAAACGAATTTAAGAGACAATTAAATTTGTTTCTGAAGCATGAAATGGGATTGAGGGAAAAGGTGAGGAAGTGAGATGTGGGAATAATCCCTGAAAAAAAAAGCTTGTTGGGCCTAATGGGATTTTCCCGTTCGTTAAAGTACCTCTTTCTGGTAGCAGCACTTCTATAGAAAGAAATAACTTGCTTTCATTTGGCATCTTTTGCAAGCTCAGgacatttcaaagtgctttacgtccaattgttttaaactgtagccactgctgtaatgtaggaaatgcagcaagcaGCTGTGGACAGCAATGAAAtataaccagataatttgtttgattaggtattggttgagggatttctgttggtcaggacactgggagaactcacCAGCACGACTTCAAAAAAGGCCATTGGgttttttatgtccacctgagaagtTTGATGGGGTCCCAATTTAGAGTGGCCAAAACAGGATGGAGGCAAAAGCAAAATGCcacagacgctggaaatctgaaatctgaaaatctgaaaaaagtgttagaaatactcagcaagtcagaccgtacctgtggagagagagaaaccgagtttaCTTTTCAAGTCTGTGACCTTTAAACCTGAAAGGTTAGCTCagtttctcaccacagatgctgccagacctgctgactatttccagcactttccgtttttatttctgGTTTGAGGCATTCCTGGAGGTTTGATCATATGACAGTCTAACCTCATGACATCCAACCATGAGATGCTTCATCATGCGACATTCAGTCTCATGACTTTTACAAATGTTGTTTTTACTATATGAAGGTTGTGCCCACTATTATTGAATATTTTTGCTTGTGCCAGCAGTTGTTTGAAATGTTTGAAGAACTAGGAGGCTGCTTGTGATCAGGTGCAGTGGGGATCAAACTGATGGCAGcagggagtcagaagatgaggaagACAGGAATGCAAAGACAGGGAATTAGAGAGCAGGAAAGGCGTGAAACTGGGTGCAGGGAATTGAGGAAACTGAGGGCAGGGAATCAGGGCTGGGAGGAGACAGAACAGAGAACAGGATTCAGAGGGTCGGGAAGAATAAAAACTGAGAATGGGAACCACAGGGCAGGGATGAATGGAAAAACTGAGAGTAGGATAACAGAAGATGGGGAGAAGAGAAAACTGCAGGTGGGGAAATTGTGTGCCTCCccatattgcaaaaaaaaaagtatatTGAAGACATTAGGAGATCATATCAGGAGGTGATCCTGCTATTGTCTGATTTATATTTTAGATAATAAGCAATGCTCACAAAACACAGAATGTCCAATCCCATAGTTGACAACTTGACCCATTTGGAGAGTTCAGAGAATTGAGGCTGATGTCTAAATTTCAGTGGTTTAATACACTCACGGTGGCCTGCTCTTGTTCTTTCTTCTGCCTGTCATTGTTCCCTACAGAGTTGTTAATCAAGTTAATTCAAATGCATAAAATCCTTCAGAAGCCtcgacagagtggatgtggagaggctgtTTCTCATGCTGGGTAGTCTAAAACTAGGAAGCATAGTCTCAGGTTAAGGGACAGGCATTTAGgaatgaggtgaggagaaatttcttcactcagtggtttGTCAATCTGTGGAATCCTCTTCTCAGAGGGATTGGGAGCTCAATCATTTCAAagctgagactgatagatttttgaacaCTAAAGGAATCAAGAGGCATGGGAAtagggaaggaaagtggagttaatgtAGTAATTTAGCCAATCTtattgctcttatttcttatgttccaatAATAATAGCTAGGCTATTCTGGAATGAAACCAGAAAGCATTTTTCTCACAAAAGGCAATGACAATGTGGAATTGGCCCTCCCCACCCTGCACATAAGGATGTGAATGCTGGTTCAGTTGAAATTTCAAGGCTGACATTGAAAGATTTAGTTATCTAAAGGTATCAGGAGATATAGAGCAAAGGTGGAAAAATGGAGATGTGGTATAGCAGATTGCCGTTACCTGATTGAAAGACAGAACAGGCCAGATTGAGTGGATGGCCTGAATGACCAAGAACTGCTGTTCATTTATTGTATGCTGTTACAACCAGTCCCTGACTGGACTCTCAGAACTTACAGTGAGTTGTCAGGAAATTTGTAAACTGGAAACTGGCTGCCAAAAccctttttttaataaaaatcaaTATTTCCATTTATTCCTGTTTTATGATGTAACATCATTCACATTTAAGGTTTTAAATGAATTTTCAACAAGTAGTACTTGATTTTTGTATTTATGAATTGTTTGCCTTACAAATAAATATGATATTTTATAGTTTTATATACACAAACTTTTTATGTATACATATATATAGGAATAGATAtaaatttctctttttctctttctttgcttAAACAGGAAATATATTTGTTGTCAGCCTGGCCATTGCAGATCTAATAGTAGCAATCTATCCATACCCGATGGTTTTGACATCTATATTTCACAACGGCTGGAATCTGGGCTACATGCATTGTCAAATCAGTGGTTTcctgatgggtttgagtgtgattGGATCAATTTTCAATATCACTGGTATTGCCATCAATCGGTATTGCTACATCTGTCACAGCCTGAAGTACGACAAGCTCTACAGTGACAAGAATTCCCTGTGCTTTGTAATCCTCATTTGGACCCTGACATTTATAGCAATCGTTCCAaatctgtttgtgggatctttgcAATATGATCCGAGAGTCTACTCATGTACTTTTGTGCAATCTGTGAGCTCTGCCTACACTATCTCGGTGGTGTTTTTTCATTTTATCCTCCCTATTGCTATTGTCACCTTTTGTTACTTGAGAATATGGGTCCTTGTCATCCAGGTCAGAAGACGTGTAAAGCCAGACATGAAACTCAAGCTGAAGCCCCACGACTTGCGGAACTTTGTGACGATGTTTGTGGTCTTTGTGCTCTTTGCAGTTTGCTGGGCGCCCCTTAATTTTATTGGTCTTGTTGTAGCTGTCAACCCAGATGCAATTGCCCCAAGGATCCCAGAATGGCTATTTGTAGCCAGTTATTTCATGGCATATTTCAACAGCTGCCTTAATGCTATTATCTATGGACTGTTGAACCAGAATTTCAGAAGAGAGTACAAGAGAATTAtaatctctctctgcactgcaagGATTTTCTTTCCAGAGAGTTCTAATGATGTGCCTGACAGAAATAAAAGTAAACCATCTCCTTTAATGACAAACAATAATCAAGTGAAGGTAGATTCTGTCTGAATGGTTTATGCATTCACTCCATGTGCCAGCCAATGAAGCTTAAGTGAAAAGCACATTATATAGAATCGATGGAAAGCATAACATATAGGCAAAGATTGTTCAACCTATGTTTGCATTTGTTGTATGTGTTATTTTACAGTATTAAGGAGAAACACATATTCAATTATACATCAGTGAGTGATGCTCAAGGGAGCAGTAGATTCCATTTGATTATAATCATATCAATACTGAAATATATATGGAGAAagaatgtttatttttaaataattgatAAGCCCCTATAGTATTAGAACTGGGAAGAGGAAACTTCATAACTAAAGAAAATGCTAATATTTGAGCCTAACTATGCTTAACTTAGTTTTTAAACATCTGTGAGTTGAAGTTGCCTTACCGGGTATGTGAGATTGGAAACAAATATAATGAGCAGAAATTGCATTTTAACTACTATATATTCCATAATTTTATAAAAATACAATTTGCAAAAGAGGCTTAAAGTGTATTTGAAAATCAGAATGGCTGTAAATAGTGCACAGTTTGAAATGCACAATCAAATTTAAACctatatttttaaagaaaatcacaTTAGAAAGTGATGGAAGAAAGAATTTTAGCATGTTTAACTGATTTTAACTTCTACTGGATTGAGAAATGATGAATGACACTTAATTAGCAAAATACACAGTATTTTTGAAGAATCATTAAAAAGTGAATTGCCAAGCATGTATTGAGAGTTCTACATTAACTTGGATCGGCTGCATGCTGTCCTTATATACAAAGATGAATTTAGTTTTACCGACAGTGCTTTTACAGTGTTTGACATGATAGTTTTGGCTTCAGTATAATGATAAAGATATATGAaatgtttctgtactgtaactgATTTGGAAAGTCAAGAATGCACAAATGTGAATGGCTAACAGACCAACATATCCTAAATATAGTAGCTGTGATAAAAGTATTCAATTATGAAGTTAATTATATTACTAATTAATCAATTGGCATGTTTGTGACTATATTGTGCCAGATTGGCACGTTACCCTTTGGGATCTAAATTGGGTCAGGGATTGCAAAGTGCAATTAGCCCATGCCAGCAGaccaacttcatgctgcctgttCATTTGAATGATCTCTGCATCTAGCCAGCACTAACCACATTGCTGATTGGCTGGACTCATAAACAGAGGGCCATCATCATGAGTAGCTAGCATGACTTAacggtaaaagcaaaatactgcggatgctggaaacctgatacaaaaacagaaaatgctggaaaaacccagcaggtctaacagcatctgtggagagaaaaacagagtcaactttccgagtccgtatgactcttcttcagaggcaTTACTTAAAGGTAGTCTGCAATGCTTAAAGCTAGCCAGCACTCTTAAAGAAGAGGTGCATAGTGGCTGGAGCAGATGTTGATAGTCATGGTTGATCTGGGAAAGTATGAGGAATGGCACAACAGGGGAGAGACTGGCTCCAAGGTTTTCAGATGCTGTAATGGAGATCTTAGTGGAGGAGGTAGTGAGCAGAAGAGACATCCTCTCTGTGCACAGGGAATGAGACCCTCCAGATACATAGTCAAAATGCagcagaaagctgtggaggagAATGCTAGGATTCAAGCCCTGTAGGcttggatgcagtgctgcaagaagctCAAAGACCTCATACAAGTGATCAAGACCAGTGAGTATGATTGAAATTCCATATCCTATcaactgcaccccagcctcagtcACTGCTCGAGTCATCATTCACTTACCAACAATCTCCATCCATCAAGCCTCACATTTAACATTCATATTTCTCATCTCACCCTTAAACACTTAGCATTGCAGCAATCCTCACACTCATATTTCGTAGGGTTGTACatgctgccagctattcaaccatgaaaggtattttttttatttgttcatgatatacggggaggcggtggcatactGGTAATGTCATTGGGTTTTCCGTTGTCATTTTAGGTGCCAAGTCGATGCTGGGTGATCCATCCGAATTCATTCCTTATAGACTTACCcgtagcaatttgatacaactgagcggcttgctaagctatttcagagggcatttaaaagtcaaccacattgctctggctctggagtcacacgtagaccagaccagatgaggacagcagatttccttccctaaaggatgaaccaatgggtttttatgacaatcgataatggtttcatcatcaccattcctgagactagctttcaattctagatttatgaattgaatttaaattccaccagcaccTCGACCAATCAGATTCAATTTGctgaccaatcagcactcttttctcctgtaatataaattgttgtaatCATTTCAAATTtgtcattcttgtgtttgtcctgctgagcgttttcagcaatattcaggtttggtactaccaagcaactataaTTACATCTGTGTAAATCGAAAAGAAAAAGTTTGGCATATCACGAGTTTGAGTCTTTTTCATCAGTTATTGCCTGAGTAGTATCGCATTATGATTTCATCATTTACTTTGTTCAGAAGCTATGAACATTGAGGTTGAATTAAAGGGATGCTCAAAAGTACATTTCAACTAAATGGCCAGTCAAACCTTGATGTCTCATTTTACATTTTGATAGCTATTCATGAATTAATTCCTTTGCCAAATATTTGGAATGTAGGTCACTTTTTTTTTTGTACCTCCCAGAACGATGCCAACATGGGGATCTGCCCAATAGGAAGTAGGATAAGTCTGCCTGGTCTTGGTGCTCTCTTCTTGTTTTAAGGTAATTGCCATGACTTTAACTAAGGGCAAGAGTCACACAGACAGTAGCTAAGGTAGGCAGCAAACTCTCTAGCTTTCGCTATCATAAGCCCAGTAAATTCtaactcccagctctcatctgCTTAAGCCCCAAGCTGTTTCCTGCTTGAATCTGGTGGGAAGTGGTAACTGGCTGGTGGCAGGGACATGTCAGGTGGACCTACCTAAATGGTCCCTGGCACTCAAAGATCTGGGATGGCCTTGCAGTGAAGGGATTGGGGAAAGCCCAGGTCAGAGGAATCCCAAGCCTTTCAAGTTGGTCCTAGAGGAATATGCCTGCTCCTCCGGACCCACAAAGAAAGTAACAAAAAAAAGATCTGCTTACTTTTTTGGGCCTCGGCTCCTTTTCCTTTCAGTTGATCTTGCCTGGAATTGGTTTCCCTGTGTGGACCTCTGGTCAAAATTGCATGCAGGCCTCAATGGCAACATTGGAATACACAATCTACATATTTACAGCTGAACTCTGCTGTCTTCTGGCGGGTGACTCTCTTGCTTGCTCAGAAAAGCAAGTTAAGATCGGAACCTGTGGGAAGACAGAAAGGTCGGTGTGGTTAACCCTCCCCAAGTCATTTTAGCTGCCTGTCTTTCCTGTTTACTCCAGGCTGGTAGCATTAAAATTGGCCCTAATGTATTATAAGCAATTGTAACAGTGACAGTCTCAGGCATCTAGCCCTCATATCCATAGTATTCGATTTGTGAATTTCTAATAAGCATAAATACTATTTGTTGGCAAGAATCAATTCCTTCTTCAAGCCATTAATATTTCTTGTTCCACCACCCATGCCAGTAATCTGTTCGACACACTATCCATTCTTGTAACAAGTAAAGTTGACTTACCCTAGCAGAACGGATGagcctgtagtggcactgggtggctgtcctcttttgcaggccatTATCACATGGTAGGCcttcatggcatccaaaaggtgctcaagggatgcgtcactaaactggggggctgcagtctttttgcctttcggggccatcctgtcttctgtgcaacagccctgagctgggaacactgaggagtgtgcgcgcggctgcactttaaatatggtgcccgatggtatgaagcggtgaggtgatggcgttgcGGGAAAGTCAGAGCCCGCCTGCCAAGGAAATGACTTGTTTCCtaggatgcataattaatgcggccggtttgggatgatacggcatgagaagccaccattgtagtcagcgggtaaaacgttgttttcccCACTTGCTACAgctctttgtgcaaatctgggatgcttCCACTCTTAAATCCCATTTGTTTAAATATCTCCTCATTTTAAACATTTACAACATATCCACAGGCATGTCATATTGTCCTTTTATTTTCAAGAGAAAAAAGTGCAGGGGATCCTCATACATTATTCCTTTAAGTTCTGGGATCAATTGGACAACCCTTCTTTGCAACCCCTCCATTAACTGAATGTATTTTTTGAAGCCAACCAGAAATGAAAACAGTACTCCAAGGTCAAACACAGTTTGAGGAAGATCTCCCTACATTTATGTTATTTCCCCTTGCTATCATCCATGGTGCTGATGGTCTTGATGACCTTTCCTCTAAAACTGTAAGATCTCTCTCCTGTTCCAATACCTCAAATACATTCTCATTTAGCACAATATCCATAACAATATTTCCTCTGCCAAACCTCATAACTTTACACTTCTCTATGAAATTGGGCCTGCCATAGCTCTGCTCACTAGTCGAGCTTGACAAGATTCTTTTGAATTTGTGAGCATTGTTAACCATCATTTATCACTACTCCCAATTTGATATTTTTTGCAAATGTGGACACTATGGACACAGTCCCTTCCTCTAAGTTACTTATAAAAGTTATAAACAGAGACCCTAATGCTGCAACTTGTGACAGACCATGTCCAGCCtgaacttgatgggccaaatgacctcttgTGTTGTAATGACTCTATGGGCAGGGTTTTTAGGTTGACAGGTGGGCGTGATTGGCGGGCCCAGGATCAGCCTGGGAACAGACCCCAACCGCAATCAGTCCTCGAACGCGATTTCACATTGGCAGTGAAAGTTATTtaaatggacttccagaaggcatgcGATAAAGTCCTTCATAAGAGACCCAAAGAGACAAGAGACTTGGGAGCCTAGGTACAAAATTATTAAAATGCCTTGAACAGTTACAGAAGATAATTTTAAAAAGcctatggaatgctgtcctttatatCTAGCCACTAGAATACAAGAGACTAAGAGGCATGGTCCAGCTATATCACACTTTAGGGGAGGGTATATTGGTTTTTGAGGAAGTGCAGTTTAGATTTGCCAAAATGATTGTTGGACTCCCAAGggtaaattacaaggagagattacacagaCTAGGGTTATATTGCCTGGGATTTAGACATTTTCAAGGTATTAAGGGGAACGGATAAACAAAGTGTGGTGAATAAGGTTGGTTTATGACAAGCCAAATAGCagtgtgggaatatgatgttgtggcaaaaatggaatcatggggagaattttcatcCCGTCGCAGGGGTTGTGCGGTGGGCGCAAagctgattggcgcccccaattggctggatgccgccattttacgtgggcaggcctattaaggcccacctagtgtgACACGCACCCg from Carcharodon carcharias isolate sCarCar2 chromosome 1, sCarCar2.pri, whole genome shotgun sequence encodes:
- the LOC121279836 gene encoding melatonin receptor type 1A-like codes for the protein MNTNISCVNSSSPVPERFILDRPPWVANTLAGLLIFTIVIDILGNLLVILSVYRNKKLRNAGNIFVVSLAIADLIVAIYPYPMVLTSIFHNGWNLGYMHCQISGFLMGLSVIGSIFNITGIAINRYCYICHSLKYDKLYSDKNSLCFVILIWTLTFIAIVPNLFVGSLQYDPRVYSCTFVQSVSSAYTISVVFFHFILPIAIVTFCYLRIWVLVIQVRRRVKPDMKLKLKPHDLRNFVTMFVVFVLFAVCWAPLNFIGLVVAVNPDAIAPRIPEWLFVASYFMAYFNSCLNAIIYGLLNQNFRREYKRIIISLCTARIFFPESSNDVPDRNKSKPSPLMTNNNQVKVDSV